One stretch of Pomacea canaliculata isolate SZHN2017 linkage group LG1, ASM307304v1, whole genome shotgun sequence DNA includes these proteins:
- the LOC112561424 gene encoding uncharacterized protein LOC112561424, protein MAPMTPSTAAMEDDVLPFAVLELEEYCHWHHREEERDRPQTQHDACFKHGYGGVQNVHLPQDILLKLAEPHSCTEAFGHQLQKARSPSCLRLSSVAPFPPRGAGHSNDRQEKAHVCSNGVYQWPGPANLVKSISCACCRLSSFDVRETLYLRRSAARVTGWFCNICNVLPARVTAVRPVDMRTSVVLAVTLSTSPCLGEDPQPSSPRYTTMHYFLMGLSVLLFAALVAGVVLLLREEMLRRRRAPWSERRTIINVRPRTEKTPGVHRNGSVAMEDISVDGGTRSPPALEPGDR, encoded by the exons ATGGCTCCGATGACACCCAGTACAGCTGCCATGG AGGACGATGTCCTCCCGTTTGCTGTCCTTGAGCTGGAGGAATATTGCCACTGGCACCACCGTGAAGAGGAGCGCGACAGACCCCAGACACAGCACGATGCTTGCTTCAAGCACGGCTATGGTGGAGTTCAAAATGTACATTTACCTCAGG ACATTTTGCTGAAATTAGCGGAACCACACTCATGCACCGAGGCGTTTGGCCACCAACTACAGAAAGCCAGAAGTCCCTCTTGCCTCAGACTATCGTCCGTTGCCCCCTTTCCTCCAAGAGGAGCTGGACATTCCAACGATCGTCAGGAGAAAGCACATGTATGCAGCAATGGAGTATATCAG TGGCCAGGTCCCGCTAACTTGGTCAAGTCGATTTCTTGCGCCTGCTGCCGGCTCTCTTCCTTTGATGTCCGAGAGACCTTGTATTTACGAAGGTCCGCTGCACGAGTGACAGGctggttttgtaacattt GCAATGTCTTACCGGCGCGAGTGACAGCAGTCAGACCTGTAGACATGCGCACTTCGGTGGTTCTTGCTGTCACTTTGTCTACCTCACCATGCCTTG GGGAAGACCCGCAGCCCTCCTCGCCGCGGTACACCACCATGCACTACTTTCTCATGGGGCTCAGCGTCCTCCTCTTTGCCGCCCTCGTCGCTGGTGTCGTCCTGCTTCTAAGGGAGGAAATGCTCCGCAGGAGAAGAGCGCCCTGGTCTGAGAGGAGAACCATTATCAATGTGCGGCCTCGGACGGAAAAAACGCCCGGCGTCCATAGGAACGGAAGTGTTGCTATGGAAGACATAAGCGTCGATGGCGGGACGCGATCCCCTCCAGCACTGGAACCTGGCGACAGATGA